The genomic stretch ATCTGCTATTAAATTCTTGTCTTGGGAACTTATTTTAAGTAACAAACTAATGATGCATCTTGGAAATTACATCTCTATTCAGTGATTAGTGAACCTATTGTGATGGAGTTTCTGATTCATATACATATGCCTTTGccataattcaaaattttcccttaaacAAGGTGGAAAAAAAGATGGAAGGAAAAGTATTTTCATTGACTTTGATACTCTCCTTGAGGTCAAAGTTCCAGGTTTATTGGTGAAATACAGTTTATTGTACTTTCTGTTACTGTAATGAGTGTGGCTTCTTGTAACTGGATACTAGGATAAACTTCCTCCAAAGAAGAATACTTGTGATTCTGGAAGATACTGCTGATACTGATATttcatgttttttatttttattttgcacCAGTTCCGACCGTGCAGACATTTACTGGAACCTATGGAATAAATTATGGCAGGATAGCTGATAACATCCCGCCACCTGAAAGCGTTGTGACACTTCTTAAAGCAATAAAGATAAAGAATGTTAGGATATATGATGTTAATCACAGTGTCCTGAATGCTTTTAGAGGTTCTGGGCTTGAATTAGTAGTTGGACTTCCCAATGAATACCTGAAAGACATGAGTTCGAATGCGACCCATGCCATGGAATGGGTAAAAGAAAATGTACAGGCGTTCCTTCCAGGAATCTGTGGAATTGCTGTTGGGAATGAGGTGCTGGGGGGAAGTGATCAGGAACTCTGGCAGGCTCTTCTGGGTGCTGTAAAGAATGTTTATAATGCCGTCAACACGCTTCATTTGGCTGAGTTAATTCAGATCTCAACTGCACATTCAGAGGCTGTCTTTGCTAATTCCTACCCTCCATCTTCATGTATTTTTAACGACAACGCCATTCAATACATGAAGCCACTTTTGGAGTTCTTCTCACAGATCGGGTCTCCTTTCTTTCTGAATGCCTACCCTTTTTTGACCTACATGAGTGATCCCAAGGATATTGATCTTAATTATGCTTTGTTCCAACCAAACTCTGGAATTTATGATCCGAAGACTAAGCTCCATTATGATAACTTGCTTGATGCTCAAATCGATGCTGCTTATGCAGCTTTAGAAGCTGCTGGTTTTGGAAAGATGGAAATTATAATTTCCGAGACTGGTTGGGCTTCTCGTGGGGATACAGATGAAGCTGTGGCCACAGATAGCAATGCCAGAACTTATAATTATAATCTCCGTAAACGGCTTGCCAAAAAGAAGGGGACCCCTCTCAGGCCAAAGATGGTGCTAAAGGTATATGTATTTGCCTTGTTTAATGAAGATTTGAAGCCTGGGGCAACATCTGAGAGGAACTTTGGATTGTTTAAACCGGATGGGAGCATTGCATATGATATTGGATTTAGAGGGCTCATTTCTTCGTCAGCTTCCTCATCAATAATATCTTTGAAGGTATGAGTTTTCTTTATAGCTCTACTGATTTTCATTTAGGCTATGTTTAATTGCCCAGAAACTAGACTTGTCCCATTTTCAAATTGAAAATGTCAGAAAAAGGTGAGTATTCTTGGGAAAATTTGAGCATAGGGCTCACCTTTTCTGGTGTTTTCTGTTGGAATACATCAGGTTTTTGGACTAGAAAACATAATTTCTGAATCTGAAGACCATTGATGTATCAGGTTCTCCTGTTATGACTTTTTTCTTTGCTTAATGTTTCTCTTTCggaaataggaaaattatgaaAAGTTAAGGGGATAAACATCTGtctatctttgttttttttttaaagcccTAGTAGAATATGAGGATACCGAACTGTAGGGACAGTCatataaaattaatttattctttattctggaatacaacaacaacaacaacaacaacaaagccttgtcccaacttaatggggtaggctacatggatccaagcaaagccaaagaaagagaaaataggaaggcGATAAAAGAGACAAAATAGTAATCACTGCAAAGTTGATTACTATTCTggaatacaacaacaacaaagccttgtcccaacttaatggggtaggctacatagatccaagcaaagccaaagaaagagaaaataggaaggcGATAAAAGAGACAAAATAGTAATCACTGCAAAGTAAGGCACAGCTAAAGCGGGTCTGCTACCTGGATTCTAGCCCTCCACTCTACTCTATTCAAaaccatacttgggacaaggcctAATTTGTGCATGTCCTTCCTCACCACCTCTCCTATGGTTATTTTTGGCCTACCTCTAGCTCTTTTGAATCCTCATATCTGAATCAAGTCACTCCTTCTTACCAGGGCATCCGGTGGCCTTCATTGAACATGCCcaaaccacctcaaacgacattCTCGCAGCTTGTCAGGGATTGGGGCAACCCCCAGATCTACTCTAATTTGATCATTCCTTACCTTATCTCTTctagtttttccacacatccatcttaacattctcatTTCCGCTACCCTTAGCTTATCAACACGCTGCTTCTTAGCGGCCCAACATTCTGACCCATATATCATAGTTGGGCGCAAGACTGTTcggtagaattttcccttaagtttaACCGGTACACGTTTGTCGCATAGGACTCCAAACGCACTCCTCCACTTTGTCCATCTCACTTTAATCctatgtgaaacatcatcctctgtgttGCCTTCCTTATTAATGATAGATCCCAAATATCTGAAATAGTTACTTTTCTTAACCTCTCTTCCATCAATAGTCACCTCGTCATTATCTCTCGTagagtggctaaagttacaTATCACATATTCCGTCTTTGATCTGCTTTTCCAGGGCAGCTCTCCATCGCTCTAGTTTAGCATGGAGTCCTAATTTTGTGTCATCCAATAAAACAATATTGTCcacaaagagcatacaccaagTGACGTCACCTTGTATATTTTTTGTCAATTCATCCAGAACAAGAGCAAACAGATAGGGGCTTAGAGCTGACCCTTGGTGTAGCCCATTAGAAATAGGGAACTCGCATCCTCGGCCGCTCTTGGTGCTGACACTTGTGACTACgtcatcatacatatctttaattatttctTTAAACTAGAAtgataataatatattaatttttggtGATACGAGATTGAGATTTTGTTGAACCAATGCTTGTATCTTTGGAAGATCAGTAAGCTGGCTCTTCTTTCTGCACATCTTTATAGTTTATACAGTCAACAACTTTCGTACTCAAAATTCATTTGCTTTGCACCATCCAAATGGACCTGTAAAGAGCTAACTTTGTGAGTTTTCACATGATTGGTCCATATGGAGCCAATCACCTTCTGCTCAAGAGGTCTGCTAGGTCATGGAGAGTGACACAGTTAACCCCAAAAGCCTCCATAAAAATAATTCCAAGCTCATTGTGTTAACTTCCAATGAACGTCGTCTAGAAGAGCTGGGGGTGGGGATTCTTGATCAATAGCAGCAGACCTGATGAGAAAATGAATAACAAAAATAGGGGAAAGAAAATGGAGTGATTGATCGATGCAGTCATACCTGGGGTTACTATGCAATTACTCTTGGGGTTTCTAGGTTATCACACTTTCAGGCTAAGGATAATTCTCCAAAGAATTGCAAAATATTCCATTCATCACGTAAAAGATTAATGGAATATAGATAGATTCTTAGACTTCTAATCGTATTTGATTAGAATATTCTGGAAGTCATCGTATACTGATCCTCTCAAAGTATTTTCGACCAGAACTTTTCCAAATCTACTCAGATTCACAAGATGTTGCTCTAATTTGAATCGTAAATGAAAACCTTTCAAATGAGACTAAAATCATGCAAAACAGGAAAATTCTGATCCCTTATGTTTGAGATCCAAATAAAAGTAATACAAATAGTACTGTGACTCAATTTAGTCTCCTAACAAAATAACACAAGAAAAACCCTGCTTTAGACTTAAGTTGttaacccaaaaactttgaacTTTTCCCAGGCGGTGGATCATATGTAAAGCAATTCCTCATTCTGTCCTTCGGGGAATATGGAAAGAAGGGATGAGAAGGGGAATATGGAAAGAGAGGATGAGAAGGTTTTTGAAGGGGGGATGAAGAAAACTACCAGGATATGTTCAGAAATAAGTTCTTCCCTCATTTACTGGGCTCATGGTTGCAGAGACTCTGTAGGAGTTGAAAGAAACTACCAAGATATGTTTACAGTAACTTTTCCATTCACAGGGAAGAATATTATTTTGGGGGAATTAAATCTGTATATTGTTATTTTTACAGCTTTCATAAAGATATGTGAATGTTGGAGTTAATGAAAGAAACACAATGAAAGTATgattacaaagattttttttaattagtggATTCATCATATATTTTACTGGTCATTTTGAAAACAGAGGATGTGGGAGGGGAACCGAAATAACACTAAAATTCACCAATTCAATTGTCCTTCAGAAAATGTTAAACGAATATTACCATTAGTACCTTTGTCTAtctaaaataagagaaaacttGGTTCCAATTATTACTTGATCACTCTCCATATTTTTTATACAGTTCAAACTTGTATAGGTCAAGTTCTAGCATCCCAAGTTTTGAATCCTTTCCAAAGTTATACAGGTGGGACTGGATAACATTATGTTGCTCTTATATGTCacattcccccctcccccttggTGCGGTTTCTACCAGTAAGAATTTATACAGTATACTGATGCCATCAAGTTTATAACTATGTAAATTAGCTGTTGTTAGCATCTTCCTCTTTGGCTATTTTTTTAGTACCTCCTTATATCTTCTGTTTAGTCGAGGTCATGTTCTCTCTGACAATGTTTAGGTCAACTAGTGGTGAAGATGTCTTAAGAATGGAAGATTGTGAAATATGGTTTCAGTAGTGTGAAGATGCTTGATAGGAAAATAAAGGGATTGCACATTTAGAGTAGACTAGAGGAGATGTTcttcttaggaaaaaaaaaaagtccgaTGTTATAGGGGTTTCAGGGGATCTCAAATAAGACTAATGTTACGAGTGGAAAATGAAACCATGGTACATCTGGTGGACCCATTAATAGTTGGGAAAAGGGATTTATTTAGTTTAAATGACGAGTTTTGAGATCATTAAAATTACTTTTCTAGTGCCAGAGAATGGATATGTAATCAGGGGATGTCTATTTCCTCTACAACTTGACAAAGATAAGAATAGCAGCTTGGTTGTCATAAATTATGTTGTAGCAGGTGCACCCTCTTCCAATCAAGCAGTAGGGAAAACAGGTAAGCTACTTCCACCTAATTCTCACTGTTGCCCAAAAGAGCGTGAGTTAATGTTGTCAGATCATAGTTGTTGCTTCTGAACTCTTATTTCTATCCTAGATCAATGTCATGTTTTAGTAGCTAGAGCTTAGCTAGCTCTTGCTATCATCCCACGAACTTATTCCCATTTCAACAGGTTCATGTCTGGTTAGATAATGCAGTGCTTTGGATCCAAATATGCAAATCCTTCAACTATGAGCCAAAACAACCCATGTTCGTGAATCGTGCTTTCAGTACCTTGTTGCTCGTAATCTTTTATCGTTAGTGGATTGACATGGAAGAGATTTGATAATCTCAACTACTTTTATCCATATGGAATGTTTAGTTGATCAACTTAATTATAAAGGAACCAAAGAGCATTGAAGAAAGAAGTATAACCCAGATAAGCTGTTCTTACTTAGGAGTGCATATACCACTCTATCCTGTCATTCTTTGTATTGATAAATGAAAAATCAGTGACACTGTTACCTTTCATTATGTCTCATCTTGTATGATCTGTTGTGTTAAATCATTATCTTAAAGCTGTAAATTGcatttttttactaaaattcTGATCAACGACCATTACAGGATATTTGGAAACGAGCTTGGATTGCTTCCTACTCCATGGTTTTGATGACCTGTGGTGCAGTGCTGTTTCTAGTATAATGCCATCAACCAATTTATTTAAAATCTAAAAGGAAAGAACCCCAAAGGTTCAAGAGTTCTCACTCTTCTATTTTGATCGATGCCAAATTGTCAGCATCTGGAAGCACACAACCATTCATCATTTCTTGTATGTGCAATTGATCTTGAAATAGTTATGGCTGGAAATTGCTGATcaattttcattcatcaaaaaatgTGCCCTACAagaattcccttttttttttttttttttttttttgcatctcCAGAATTTTGTTCATGCATTTCAGGGCGTCTCTGTCCAAGCTTAGGGCATGTTTTACAGTGTGTTATGGGAAAAATGACTGTCTGGGAGTGTGTTGCTTGTGCTAGACACCAGATGGGGTGAAATGATCGCTCCACCCCCATTAAAAGGTGGAAATCCCACTCCAGTTGATGTTTtatgcactctcattggccttCAAGGGCCATGCTCCTGAACAGAAAACCCAACCTGTGTGATATTCACATCTTTTCAGCTACACTTGGAATGAATCTAATAAGATTAAGCTAAGTATTTAAATGTTGGGAAAAGTCTCTCTGGGCAAGTGGCATAGCCTGCGCCTCttcacaattttaaaaaaaaaattaataataaaaaaatctgtCAGGGGCGTAGGCTACTCTGCTTTCCCTTGTTTGTTtctatattttgattttgatccaacTCTTGGGGACAAAATATCCTGAATCCGATAGGAAAATGACAAAAGGGTCGGTGTGGACTTTGGTTCTCTTCCATCACACGCTTTCATTAGCTTATCTCTAACAAAGTAACACTGAACTTTCAACCGATGCCGGTGTTTTCATTTAATTGAAGTCTTGGGGGTGGCCATGCTTACTCATTGGCTTTTGTCACTGCTCTTGCTCTTAGTATGTGTCggtgataaaaaaaaaccaaaacaaaacaagaaaaggaaaaagggcaGAGCTCTCATGTTAATCAGTATTGTAGAGATGTTAAGAGTAGTATGCCGGtagaaaaaaacaaatgagAGCATCAGGTAGACAGTGACAATGGAATTTCCTTATTCAGATGCTGGAGGAAATTCCAAAGTCTTTCATCCCAAGCCACTTTTACGTGTGGGGTGCCCTAAGTGGGGTCTTGACTCTTGAGAGAGGTGAGTCTTGAGGTCTTAATCAGTGGTATTTTTATGCCCTCAAGGTTCGAACGCAGGCATTTGCTTTGGCACTAACTTTTTATCATTGTTGTAAGGAATGAATGTCCTTTAAATTTCTCGTACCttgttctagtttttttttagggaaaatatTCTCTGAGAGTCGTCAGGACTCAGGACAGGGTATGGTAACACGGTGACACCTTTGtgtttctctctcatcttcacATGAAATGTGCTCGCTATCCTCTAATGTATGATAATGTTTTGTTACACTTTATTGGTAtgctcttttctcttttttagtgCAATAAGACTTCCTATTTAGCAAAGAGGGGTGAAcccgctaaaacaagatttctgaGCTCTCCAGGGAGAGGAGGGATCCAAAAAACATTCTTTAGGGTAAGAAATAGCCCATTTAGCAACAGCATGAGCCAAGCCATTACAAGACCTGCTGATATACAAAAAggaacaaagagaaaaagagcTTTGAAAGACATTATATCATGTACAACGCTCATAATAGATGCCTAGGGGGGAAGAGGGGGAGGAGAGGTTATTTATGAGAGTAAGGCAATCGGAGAACACCATTACCCTCGAGTAACTTGCATATCTGGCCAAAGATAGAGCTAGAGGAATAGCCAAAGCTTCACCAACCAAAGGAGGCGCTAGAGCATTGGTATGCACTTTATGtgctctttttcttgttttcaaatacaagagaaaagaaagttgTCTGATCACATGGCCTTGTGCCCAGACATAGGGGCACATGAAATTATCACCATACTTCTTGTGAAATCAAAATTTCCATTAATGTTGATGCCCGTGGGATCTCATTAGCCCCTGTGCTGGTGCAGGGACCACGCAATTAGG from Macadamia integrifolia cultivar HAES 741 chromosome 14, SCU_Mint_v3, whole genome shotgun sequence encodes the following:
- the LOC122061873 gene encoding glucan endo-1,3-beta-glucosidase 14-like isoform X1 — translated: MEFSFRSSSSKSARMVPRFFFCILPFFSLGFYLNVPTVQTFTGTYGINYGRIADNIPPPESVVTLLKAIKIKNVRIYDVNHSVLNAFRGSGLELVVGLPNEYLKDMSSNATHAMEWVKENVQAFLPGICGIAVGNEVLGGSDQELWQALLGAVKNVYNAVNTLHLAELIQISTAHSEAVFANSYPPSSCIFNDNAIQYMKPLLEFFSQIGSPFFLNAYPFLTYMSDPKDIDLNYALFQPNSGIYDPKTKLHYDNLLDAQIDAAYAALEAAGFGKMEIIISETGWASRGDTDEAVATDSNARTYNYNLRKRLAKKKGTPLRPKMVLKVYVFALFNEDLKPGATSERNFGLFKPDGSIAYDIGFRGLISSSASSSIISLKDIWKRAWIASYSMVLMTCGAVLFLV
- the LOC122061873 gene encoding glucan endo-1,3-beta-glucosidase 11-like isoform X2, giving the protein MEFSFRSSSSKSARMVPRFFFCILPFFSLGFYLNVPTVQTFTGTYGINYGRIADNIPPPESVVTLLKAIKIKNVRIYDVNHSVLNAFRGSGLELVVGLPNEYLKDMSSNATHAMEWVKENVQAFLPGICGIAVGNEVLGGSDQELWQALLGAVKNVYNAVNTLHLAELIQISTAHSEAVFANSYPPSSCIFNDNAIQYMKPLLEFFSQIGSPFFLNAYPFLTYMSDPKDIDLNYALFQPNSGIYDPKTKLHYDNLLDAQIDAAYAALEAAGFGKMEIIISETGWASRGDTDEAVATDSNARTYNYNLRKRLAKKKGTPLRPKMVLKVYVFALFNEDLKPGATSERNFGLFKPDGSIAYDIGFRGLISSSASSSIISLKAVDHM